In Drosophila santomea strain STO CAGO 1482 chromosome 3L, Prin_Dsan_1.1, whole genome shotgun sequence, a single window of DNA contains:
- the LOC120449311 gene encoding uncharacterized protein LOC120449311, whose translation MAIVSMMTDAFRRGLLVLCCLVLPILRQPTMATRDFEIRWRDINCSVIDPTTAEVFKCDIVEMPKKQGNFLNTLLRLRRSIPKMWVELSVGQFANRKDRLLQQLFKIRVDGCHLIAFRSKNRVLNAVLQKLLQSGNYPDACPLLENVNYTSTRFALNPDHFPAYMPDMKFNTKLVFQLSRSMGLIRASVDAEVMRRS comes from the exons ATGGCCATCGTTAGTATGATGACTGACGCCTTTCGGAGGGGATTACTAGTATTATGCTGTCTGGTTTTGCCGATACTACGGCAGCCAACTATGGCAACC CGCGATTTCGAGATACGTTGGCGGGACATCAACTGTTCGGTCATTGACCCCACTACTGCGGAGGTCTTCAAGTGCGATATTGTGGAAATGCCGAAGAAGCAGGGCAATTTCCTGAACACCTTGCTGCGACTGCGCCGATCTATCCCAAAAATGTGGGTGGAGCTGAGTGTGGGCCAGTTCGCCAATCGAAAGGACCGTCTCCTGCAGCAACTTTTTAAAATTCGAGTGGATGGCTGTCACCTGATAGCATTTCGCAGCAAGAACCGAGTTCTGAATGCCGTGCTCCAAAAACTCTTGCAATCGGGAAATTATCCAGATGCCTGTCCCCTATTGGAG AATGTCAACTATACGTCCACGCGATTCGCCCTCAATCCGGATCACTTTCCGGCCTACATGCCGGACATGAAGTTCAACACGAAATTGGTCTTTCAGCTGAGCAGGAGTATGGGTCTGATCAGGGCCAGTGTGGATGCCGAGGTGATGAGACGATCGTAA